A single Pedobacter sp. PACM 27299 DNA region contains:
- a CDS encoding ROK family protein, producing MPEAEKNSNILSIDIGGTSIKACILDVKGELLSEYTKIPTPKNSSPEVVIKCIKDLASKLDQSFVKISIGFPGYVKCGVVLTAPNLAKNKWNNVDLAQQISDTFGKPVRLVNDADQQALGVVSGKGFEIVFTVGTGFGTALLYDGDLLPHLELAHFPISKNKDYDDYIGDRGFNKVGKKDWNERLQRVIEIYKTVFNYDTLYIGGGNSKEITFQLDPNIILVSNKDGIKGGAKLWDLEDKFHVFTTHPKINNK from the coding sequence ATGCCTGAAGCAGAGAAAAACAGCAACATTTTATCCATCGACATAGGTGGAACCAGCATTAAGGCTTGTATTTTAGATGTTAAAGGAGAACTCCTATCTGAATACACCAAAATCCCTACTCCAAAAAACTCTAGTCCGGAGGTAGTGATCAAATGTATCAAGGACCTGGCTTCAAAGCTGGACCAGTCATTTGTTAAAATTTCTATCGGTTTTCCCGGATATGTGAAATGTGGTGTGGTACTTACTGCCCCAAATCTCGCAAAGAACAAATGGAATAATGTGGACCTTGCCCAACAGATCAGTGATACCTTTGGCAAACCAGTACGTTTGGTAAATGACGCCGATCAGCAGGCCTTAGGGGTAGTATCTGGAAAAGGTTTTGAAATTGTATTTACAGTGGGGACCGGTTTCGGCACTGCCTTATTATACGACGGTGACCTGCTTCCTCACCTGGAACTCGCACACTTCCCTATTAGCAAGAATAAAGACTACGACGATTACATCGGCGACAGGGGCTTTAATAAGGTTGGCAAAAAGGATTGGAATGAACGCTTACAGCGTGTTATTGAAATTTATAAAACCGTATTTAATTACGACACCCTATATATCGGTGGTGGCAATTCAAAAGAAATTACTTTTCAGTTAGACCCTAACATCATACTCGTTTCCAATAAAGATGGAATCAAAGGTGGTGCAAAGCTATGGGACTTGGAAGATAAATTTCATGTATTTACTACTCACCCTAAAATCAACAACAAATAA